TGAATTGTTACGCACACATACAAGGCGAGATTCGAATTTCAAATAATTGCTTATGTAGACAAATGAGATGACCATTCAACTAATCCAAATTGATGAAgacaaatattaattatttttaatatttttaagttataaaatatttataataataattactatatatattttttgtttaattttttaataaaaaatttatataactttATGTATTATCTCGTGCAGGGCACAGAAACATATACTAgttagatttttaaaaatatggaATGTTACACACGTCATTACTAGAACGGCCGACTCAGCGTCAGAAATATGCTCAGAGACCACTATGGTGTCTTAGAGATAAATTTGGGAGACTATTATAGTGAAATTAAAACTTCgaaaaccaaaaaaattctATGAATTTTAGAACCGATAATAGAAATTTACTCccatacaaaatattattattattattattattattattattattattattattagaaaaattcTATGGTACTTATGAAAGATTCCTTTAGCAGGTGAGGAAAAGTGTTGGCAAAATGTGAAAACGATACATGTGAGATCTTGAAAATTATGAGAAGACAAATTCTGTCAAAAAGAAAAGGCTATAGAATGTTGTAGGGTAATAGAATTAGATTAATTCTGAAAACATAATTGTAATTATATTATTGGGCCTGTTAGTGTGAAGTTGCGGTCTTTTTTTAGAAGTGTGTCAATGATACGAGTTTTTGGACTTCGAAAAAAATtgagaattcaaaaataataacaGTAAAAATTATATGGGATGAAATGGGCATTACTTATAATAATAGCATTGGATATTATATTAGAAGTAGTAATAAACATCtaaaactttattattttttcataaaaacacattttttattttatttttatattaaaatgaatatttttttactaactaactcattagtttatatttattatattatcatATAATATGTGTATTTATCGAAAAATAagattaataaatattatataatcttaaaaaatattatattgttattaataaaaatatttgatttttttatacatatttaattacatttatattaataatcatgactaataaaaaaatatttaatttaaatataagtgtgtctaaaattaaaataatcagtaacaggaattattacatatattgatatatcatatatttgatcttccttatttaattattccacaacaatatatataatttagtaTAATTACGTATATTCATCCAACATATATCAAGCAAATCTCAAATGATTAATTTAATGTATAAAAATGACAACTGCTgtaatatgattaataaaattatttataattttattctccacccttttatatgttattaagatattaaataatcattttaatattattgtttATCGAAGtccaaaaataatatattgtatttattttttcttgtataatattaaaaacaagTTTTTTCGATAAATACATATACTATatgataatataataaatataaattaatgagttagttagtaaaaaaaatgtttattttaatataaaaataaaataaaaaatgtaattttatgaaaaaaatactaAAGTTTTAGATGCTTATTACTACTCCTAATACAATATCCAATGTTATTATTATAAGTAATGCCCATTTCAACCTATATAATTTTTACtgttattatttttgaattttcaatttTGCTCGAAACCCAAAAACCATATCATTAACACGCTTCCAAAAAAGGGCCGCAACTTCATACTAATAAGGCCCAATAATATAATTACAATTATGTTTTTAGAATTAATCTAATACTATTATTCTACAATTTCTATAGCCTCTCCTTTTGGACAGAATTTATCTCCTCATAGTTTCTAAAATCCCATATGTGTCGTCTCCACATTTTACTAACACTTTTTCTCACCTGCTGTAGGATCCATAAGCaccatattattattattattattattgttattattattattattattattattattattattattatggtgATTGACTGAAATTGtaaatagtttaatttttcTCCATTAAACTAACAAGTGACAACTAACAAACAGACAGTATCCCCAATGAATGGTCGAATCAATCGGATGTAATTAGCCATTTTAAGAAACGCGTTGCCTTGTGTTGTAATGTTTCTTTTTCACAAAATTAGTGTGCGTAACTACCTACGTACAACGACCCTGCCAAGTAAGAACCTCTACCTCGCAGGTTCAATCTCCGTTTCCCCGATACACAAAACGATTACATTCACAATCATAATCCCAAATCTATTGGCCCTAATATTCTATTTCGTTTCACGACTTAGGGTTGCTTCCTagattctcctctgttaacacaAAAAGCTTCATTTTGTTTCCTTGGTAGCGGAGGATCAAGTTTGGTTTCTTTTCATTGCGGTGAGTAGTGTTGCCTTTAAATGATTCTATTAACATGATTTCATTAATTCCGATCTACATCATTCATGCTAGTGGTAGCTTTATCTGATCCATGTGGCGTTGCTTGCATTTTGCATTTTGCATTTCATGATTTgtttgtatttcttctttggTTGACTCCTATCCTTTCTTTCAAGTTCCAGTGATTGCTTCATTTGTTATAAGTTGTAAACATCTCTTTTACTTTCTAGCTAATTAAATTGTTAGGTATAATAAACTTATTACAGTGGCTTAGTAATGTTATACAATGCAGGGTTCTTATATGGTTGCTACTTCCATATAGCAATCGAGAACAAAAATGAAAGAAACCAAGTGAATGGGTAGCAATGGAGAATTGTTACAAGGCTAATGGAAATATACATAGAGTTTCAAGGCAGAATAAACATCCATTCTCCATAAGGGATCAATCATTGCCCTGCTTTGACATAAGAGTATTTTTAGTCAGAGTTTGCAAATCTGATCTTGATAATTCTGCTCCCGAGGTTCTCAAACTGAAATGTGTTTCACCAAATCCTGGCACACTTCTCAAAGTTAATGGCGTCCGCGCTGCTATGCAATCCGAGGGTGTTTCAAGCCTTCTCAAAAGAGATAGAGTAGATAAGAAATCAAAAGAAGTGACATTTGTAAGCACAGATAGTATTAAGATGAGTAGTAATGTTAAGTTTGAAGTGTTTGACAAAGATGTTCTGTTGGTTTCTGGGGTCTTAGAATTATGCAATAGCAATGGAtctgttaatggacaaagatgGAGCATGAACTGTGAGTCAATTATAATTCCTGGAACTAGtttcttcaagagcaagaaattcATGTTGCCAGGTTCAACTTTACCTACAATAGAGGTCTACATTGCTGGGTCCTTCTTGGATACTCCAATTGTCTTAACAAAGACCCTCCACCTTAGTTCTCAGATAAAACACACAAGGATGGGGACATTCTCTACAAACCTGGAAAACGAGACAAGTGCTCCTTCAACATTTACTTTACAGGTTAACAAGTGAAAGGGGTTTTGcttttatttccttcttttattttattcttactAATAGTTGCATGGCAATTCTTGTACTAATTAAAGGCTGCAGATAACATGAGTGAAAAGCCTGAAGAGGAGGATAACAACATTGATTTGTACCAAAGAAGAGCATATGTTGCtgctgaagaagaagatggagaggTATCATGGTTCAATGCAGGTGTGAGAGTAGGTGTTGGAATTGGTCTGAGTGTTTGCATTGGCATTGGCATTGGAGTTGGCGTGCTTGTTAAGACTTATCAAGGCACTACTCGCAACTTTAGGAGACGCCTATTATGATATTAATCTGCACATACATACGCAAATATAACATGCTTGATTCACTGATCAACTATCATAATGGACAattatttgaaaagaaaaactCATCACTTTGTATTGTGCACCATGTTTGTCATTACATATCCAATTGAAGTGGGGTCACGGGTTACTTACACCCAATCTAATTAAATCTCATTAATTACTCCTAAATTTTCCTTGTTGATAGAATTACTTTTTGTTACTTTAATAAGCTCCGTTTATTCCTCGACCTTGTTAGCTTCGGTATATGGCAAAATTGGAAATCAGCAAATAAAGGAAAAGTCTAGAGGACCAGtaacttttgtattttttagcCAGCACttaatcataaaaacaaaagtGAGTGATCTCCTACCATTAAAtataatctcacaccattaaaaatactattgatgGCCAATTAATGGTtacaaaacaccaaaattatTGGCCCCTAGCATTCCTCGCAAATAAATGATCTTGGCACTGTCACTCGAGCTGAATGGAGATTCTTATTCCATGAATACAACGGTAGGAGACAGATGTCGACCCAAAAAATTAATAGACAAAGACTTGTATCTTTAGTTGTTCTAATTAGCATACCGGAATTCTTTTGAAGAACAGGGTTAGTTGTTGGTGAAATTCATTATTGAGGGAATTAAAAGCAATATTATTAAATGGCGAATTGTAAAGCAATGGTTTGGTGGTGAGTTACGTTGGATAATCACGTTTACTTGGAATCTCCGTTCAGTCAATTAATCAAATTGACATGTACATATATATAGAGCCAAGTACAGGCATTTCACTAAAATTACAGCGGATTATTACGTGCCAACGTCCATTACAGTACTTCCAAGCTTTTGATGTGAAAATAAGATCAAGACACGTGCTCTCCAACTTCAACGTCAGCCTCAACCCATCAATTCCTTTATATGACTACGGTGGTCCAACAATTGAATCCTGTAATTTCTACGTACATGGTAAAACATAACAATGCATCcaataagaataataattacTTAGGATTCCTACATTTGAAATGCGCGCTTTACTCATCAAATTCTTCTTCAGTCGTTCTTTCTTTCATTAACCTGATATGGACAGTGGAATTAGAAAGGATAATGTGTTGATTGATGACTCATTAATTCATAATGGTCCGTCCTAATGGGAACATTGGAAATGGCATTTGGCAAGCAGGGATAGGAGTGGCATTTCGGTAAATAAAGTGTCATTCCAAGCTTAAAACATAACAACTGAAAATGAACTCTGTTTCCATTGGCCTTTTCTTCTTTAGTCTTTATTATATCCGTTGATGATGAAACTTCAAAGTTGAAACCCcactcttctttttttcttttcctttctcttttccttttccaAATTCCAACCATTCCGTCTCATTATAGTTTTCTCAGAAGCCAAACGCTCTTAATTAACGACAACTCACACTCCCGATTCCCGAGAGACTTCATTACACCTCCTCACTCGCAGCAATGGCAGCAACCTCCACGGAATCCACCGCTGGTGCTCTGCCGGAGCTGACCAACCGAACTACATTTCTAGGTCTGAAGGTGTACGTGCTAGTGCTGGTTTTTTTGGCGATCGTGGTGGCATTGTTGATCGTGATTTATGTGTGCTTTCGGCGTAGCAGCAGAAGCTCGAAGAAGGGGCAAATGCGAGTGAAGCACAGCTCAGGCGCGATCCCACTGGTTTCAAAGGAGATTGTGGAGGTTAATGCATTGGATCTCGCGGATCATCTCAAaatggaaaaagaagaagaagaagacacgGTCGTTGATGTTGATCCTAATCGGAAGCAAAAACAGAAgcagcagaagaagaagaaggaggaatgTGAGATCAAGGTTGAGGGAATAATAGAAGGGAGTGAGAAGAGGAGGGAGGAGGAGTCGGTGGAGTCTTCGCCGAACATAGGGTGGGGACGGTGGTACAGCATGTCGGAAGTGGAAGAAGCGACGAATGGGTTTGCGGAAGGGAATGTGATCGGAGAAGGAGGGTATGGGATTGTGTACAGAGGTGTTCTTCGCGACGGTTCTGTCGTCGCTGTCAAGAATCTTCTTAACAACAAGTACGTTCAATTAATTTCATCTCTAACTCGTCAAGCTTCTGCTTATTCTCTTGTGCTCTGCATGGTTGATTTTCTTCTAAGTTTTAATTACCACCTATAAAAGTACAAACTACTATATGATTAATTTATGAGACCATCTTTTGGCAACTCTATGCTtcttataaaatatacattaaaaattgataaaaaaaaatagttcaatatataaaatatatgattgatttaattattgattattaatataaacttattaatatttttgttaattattataatGTTTTGTTTATACTCACTTCGTCATTGAcataaaaatcattttttttcttgatgCATGTGGTGTGGGACTGAATGGTGAAGTGGTGAGAGTTCCGTATTTACtagtattatatatttatatacgaAGAATATTAGGTGACCATCAATTTTGGTATTTTCTAACCATCAAttgattattaataatatttttaatggtgtgaaatTATATCTAATGGTAAAAAATCATTCACTTTTGTTTTGATAGTTAAGTACTGGCCAGAAATCACAAAAGTTGCTAGCCCCTAGACTTTTTCTTTATATACTTCTATTcaataggaaaaaaaaaaaaattacttaattgtatataaaaaattaattcacatgatttgttttcctttttttcatataaaaaaggattttttttttaatcattatACACATGAAACATGTGTGACTATCCTGGCTTTATGCTGTCTATGTTGCATAATCCAAAAGACTTTGGGACTTGTTAACGGAAAAATATAGGGTCGTGTATGGAAATGAATGACTACGGAAAATAATGACCAAGATAATAAGAGTTTAGGTGGAATAGCTATAAGCTATGGATCCCATATATAATTGTTGGTAAAATTTGTTTGGCGGACAGGCGGAGTATGGGGAAAAGAAAATGGTCACTTTGCactttgcttttgttttctttgttacTTTTCCGCTGGCCGGGTAAGGGTAATGTTACTTTCCtctttaatctttttttttccccgttatatatataaacaaaaaactTCTCTTaacttttactttaattttctttattgatcttttttatatttttttttattaaagtatGACAGTACATGATAAAATCAATTTCCCAGAAACATTTAATCAGTAAGATTTAAAACCTACTTTAAAGTGATATATTCTTTGTGTCTTCCCAAAAACATTACCAGGCACATCATTTAATCCCAAAAAACATGtttaaaagactaaaataaaatagaagcaACGTCATCATTGACCGTGAACTAGGTAGGCCAGCTCGACGACTATTGGGTGTAGCTAACTTCATATTACCGCAAGCGAAAAAGTAACACAGAAATTCAATTATTCATGACTGAGCAGACTAAGGGTGGTTTTGGGGGGGTTCAAAATAGTATATCAAACAATTAGTGCTTTTCATGCTGGAAACTTTTACAGTCGTTCGTCTAGCTCTGTAGTATTTCAATACTTCATAATGGAtctgaaattatttttataattcaagTAATCCTATATTTCTAGATTATCTTACCTCCAATAATGCAACATCTATAATGTGCTTTTTCTTCCTCATCACCTAGCAAAGTAAAGGCCAACTGAAATTTATTGTGGTTATTCTGTTATTTTTGTAGGGGCCAAGCAGAGAAAGAGTTTAAGGTGGAGGTTGAGGCCATTGGAAAAGTGAGGCATAAGAATTTGGTACGTTTAGTTGGATACTGTGCACAAGGTGCTAAGAGGTAAAATGTTGTGTCCACATGACTtgtattattttcttttgttgtaataATGTCTTTTTTGATTCAAATGTAAATGGTATGTCACTTTTGCTGACCACTCAGGATGCTTGTTTATGAATACGTTGACAATGGAAATTTGGAGCAGTGGCTACATGGTGATGTAGGCCCTGTTAGCCCCTTGACATGGGATATACGAATGAGGATTGCTGTTGGAACTGCCAAAGGGTGTGTTTTTCTCGTTTTCCTGTTTCGTTATATTCAAATACCATATAATATCCTAAAGTATCTCCCTTGCATTAAtatacaaaagtgaaaaaatgTATTATTATAACATGAATCAGATTAGCCTACTTGCATGAAGGCTTAGAACCCAAAGTTGTGCACCGAGATGTAAAATCCAGTAACATTCTTTTGGACAAAAATTGGAATGCCAAAGTATCTGATTTCGGACTGGCCAAGCTCTTAGGCTCAGAGAAAAGCTATGTCACAACGCGTGTAATGGGAACATTTGGGTTAGTTCTTCTTCAGTTATATCTTATGGCATAAAGTTTTCTTGCACATTGACGTTAATGAAATTACATTTTGTACAGATATGTTTCACCTGAGTATGCAAGCACAGGAATGCTCAATGAGTGCAGTGATGTGTATAGCTTTGGGATTCTACTAATGGAGCTAATTACAGGAAGAAGTCCTATTGATTATTCCAGACCACCTGCAGAGGTGATTCCATGATTATTTTTCATCAGGTCTTATTTCTGCCCACTATACGAGTTCTTATTGCTTTTTTGCTTGATGTGCATCAGATGAACTTGGTTGACTGGTTTAAGGGAATGGTAACAAGTCGTCGCGGCGATGAGCTAGTCGATCCTTTAATTGAGATTAAACCCTCTCCAAGATCTCTGAAGCGAGCTTTGCTGGTTTGTTTGCGCTGTATAGACTTGGATGTCATTAAGCGACCAAAGATGGGTCAAATTGTTCACATGCTTGAAGCTGACGATTACCCATTTCGTTCTGTAagtctttcttctttcttataACAGTAGGCCCTTCTAGTGATTCACTTTGATTAAATGAttttttgtaattgttttgaatGAGTAGGAGGTTCATACATATAGAGAGAAAGACCCTTCTCCTTCTCATACAACTGTTGCTTTTCCAACAAGGCAGGTGGAGTCAGTACATAAACCAAGCTGGAGGAGATGATTGCGTTGCCTATAGAGACTACAGGGTTGCAGCTTGTGTAAACTCTGCTGATACAAACTATCAATTTGTTGTAATGtgaattttcacttttttatgaagaagaagaacaggTGAGATGCCATTGTGAATATTTCTATAACAACATAGTTAATATATAGTTATTTTAATTAGGTGTTTAAAATGCGGTGTGGTATTGCATTATCATCATGAGAAGAAATGAGCACTGGCTTGTAAATATGTATTCCTCACGATATACCAATTCTATTAGTTTGTTAGATTGTTGACATTTAGTAAGGAGATTTCTTTTTgtaataaatacattaaaaaaaactagccatcaaatgatatttttaaatataaatatatatttgataTCACATAAAACATAGACTTAACCGTAATCTAATAGCTAATGATTGTGTGTAAACAATTTTTAATCCGATTGAATTTAATATATTAGAAAATGAAAGTGTAGAGTTCTTTTTCAATACACACAACTCATACCACTAAAGTTGAAAGGAAATAAAGCAACAAATTTAGAAGCATTTCCTATCTTTTGTTTCTCACACAAGTTATTCGGAGAAACAAAAATGCCTCTCTGATTCGTAATTTCTTTCTGGTTGCGTTTCAAACAGAGATAGAGACTAAAAGACAGAAAGAGATTAGGAGATAGAGACTGAACTAAGTTTAAATATTATGTTTGACGTAAAGTATACAAAATTGAGTTATGTCTCAGTAtcctatttaatttaaaataaaaacaaaaattggatTTATTAAAGTTATTAAAATACCATGTCCTCGAACTACGCCTGAGCAGTGAAGCCCACCTCCCTTCAACCCCGCCCCTGGCTACTCCACGGAGGTCGGCGCAGCAGATGATGTCCTCGTACGCATCACAGTGTCTGTAACGCATCTAAATCGCGCCAGGAATTCCTGAGAGTCGTGATTTCGGTGCCATTTCTTCCCACATCGTTGGAGATCACCACTACTCCATCCCTCTTCGTCGCATTCTTCCTCTCGTCACTCTTCCTCGTGTTCATCCCTCGTTGTCGCATTCTTCCTGCTGCTAATTGTTCTTGCTGCCTCATCAAGTTATCGCCGTCAATCGTTCTCACTGTTTTGCATTGATTGGCCGCTCCTTATTCTGTATCGGCGACTCCTTCCTCCCACAACTCGTGCTGTTTATCAGCGCTTCTCCTCCATTCCTTGTTTAGCGGTGGCGGTGGCTCCTCTTTGTCCTTATCGTCTCCTCCTGCTTCCTTTCTCTCTTCTACCATCTTCTATTCTATTTTTTGTCCCctattcttcaattttttgtaTTATGCTTTTGAAATCCTCTTGTTTATGAGATTATTGAATCTAattttgaaatatgtttatgaGATTGTTGCTATCCTTagtattattgttgttggtgGTGATATTAGATACATGATGATAGAGGTAGGGTGATAAGTTTAGGGCCGGCACATGTGTGAAAAAGTGTTGGTGTGAAGGATGGTTAGGAGTAGACTTGGACTATAAAGTTTTGAAACGAGAGCAtgttaaaaaagaaatattattaaagtttcaatCTCTGTCCCAAAATTTCAGTTTCTTGCATTTCCGCTTTCTAGAGGTACTGAAGTGACTAAAATTTTGTATCCCaagattaaaattttagttcCAGTATCTAATCATCAAACACAATACTGAGTCCCAATCCCCAATCTCAATCCCAATAGTCCATACCAAATACTACTTTCCAAATCAAGAAACAAATATATTAGTATCACTCATAAGGCATCCATGACATAAGAAGAGATTCTTCTGGCCCTTGGTAAGGCGAAATCGAGGCAGAGCAGTTATTTTTCTCAATGATCGCCTTGCGAATATCGTCCAAAGAACAATATGAGCAGCCACTTTGTCACAACAAACCAAGCTTATCACTCTTAGTTGCTTGCAATTTCCACTATCCAAGTTATCCTATTGGCCATGATTTTCGGACAACAATCCAGTTTTTCTGTTAACTTATAACATCTATTTGAAATAAGAGAGAGTTATGTGTCCCGAATAAACAACCATGACAAATTCAACACACACAATGTAGGAACTTCAAAGCCAACCCAAAACAGTTCCAATCTTAATCGAGCTAAGTTAGTATGCTGAATCTTACATCACTTCCTCAAAACTTTAAGAGCACCTTCCAAAACGCTCTCACAACACCTCAAATCTATCATCTCCATGTTGGGGCAAACGGAAGCAATCATTTTGACACTTCCATCATTCAAAGATGAATTGTGAGCCAAATAGAAACCTTTTTCTTCCCAACATTTGTTCTCTCCATCCTGATCTCGGTTATCAAAGGACAGTTTTGCATGATGACAAACAAACTCAAATCAGTAAGCTTTTTATTCTCACTAAGTTTCACAATGTTCAAGCTACCAAGAAGCAAAGACAGCTCAATGACACATCGATCATCTAGAAACCTCGAGAGTTGAAGATCAAAATACTGCATATTGTTACACTTTCTCAAAAAAGAAGAGATTCCACCGTATCCATATCCCTAACAACCCCGAAGAGAGAGTTCCCTCAACGAAAGGCCTTCTTCCGCAACAACACTTAAGAACTCATCAGAAAAATGTGAATAAGATAAATCAAAGAAAGTCAAACCCCTCAAACTCACCGATGCATCAATGAGCTCCAATGTCACATTGCCCCTTGTAAATACCCTATTTATAAATAGACCGTGTAAACAGCTAGCAGCCAAAGACCCCAATCCGGGTCTCTCGTGAATCACATTGGCAATGCCTATATGTCTAAGATGGCAGGTTAGCTTCCATTTCTTACAACAACATTGGAACCAAACTTGAAaccagaggggtgagaattcatagtagctaaaGAATGGacttttgtgtggtctagaattcacaaataaaagctcattgaaagtatagcttctaaaccaacaaaaatcttttcgtacaaaagattgtttgtcacaagtaacaaacccctaataaataataatcgaagtatttaaaccttgggtcgtctctcaaggaattgcagggaggtgttcttattattggttatgagtaagtatcttttggatt
The Arachis stenosperma cultivar V10309 chromosome 7, arast.V10309.gnm1.PFL2, whole genome shotgun sequence genome window above contains:
- the LOC130941665 gene encoding probable receptor-like serine/threonine-protein kinase At4g34500 isoform X1 is translated as MAATSTESTAGALPELTNRTTFLGLKVYVLVLVFLAIVVALLIVIYVCFRRSSRSSKKGQMRVKHSSGAIPLVSKEIVEVNALDLADHLKMEKEEEEDTVVDVDPNRKQKQKQQKKKKEECEIKVEGIIEGSEKRREEESVESSPNIGWGRWYSMSEVEEATNGFAEGNVIGEGGYGIVYRGVLRDGSVVAVKNLLNNKGQAEKEFKVEVEAIGKVRHKNLVRLVGYCAQGAKRMLVYEYVDNGNLEQWLHGDVGPVSPLTWDIRMRIAVGTAKGLAYLHEGLEPKVVHRDVKSSNILLDKNWNAKVSDFGLAKLLGSEKSYVTTRVMGTFGYVSPEYASTGMLNECSDVYSFGILLMELITGRSPIDYSRPPAEMNLVDWFKGMVTSRRGDELVDPLIEIKPSPRSLKRALLVCLRCIDLDVIKRPKMGQIVHMLEADDYPFRSEVHTYREKDPSPSHTTVAFPTRQVESVHKPSWRR
- the LOC130941665 gene encoding probable receptor-like serine/threonine-protein kinase At4g34500 isoform X2, producing the protein MAATSTESTAGALPELTNRTTFLGLKVYVLVLVFLAIVVALLIVIYVCFRRSSRSSKKGQMRVKHSSGAIPLVSKEIVEVNALDLADHLKMEKEEEEDTVVDVDPNRKQKQKQQKKKKEECEIKVEGIIEGSEKRREEESVESSPNIGWGRWYSMSEVEEATNGFAEGNVIGEGGYGIVYRGVLRDGSVVAVKNLLNNKGQAEKEFKVEVEAIGKVRHKNLVRLVGYCAQGAKRMLVYEYVDNGNLEQWLHGDVGPVSPLTWDIRMRIAVGTAKGLAYLHEGLEPKVVHRDVKSSNILLDKNWNAKVSDFGLAKLLGSEKSYVTTRVMGTFGYVSPEYASTGMLNECSDVYSFGILLMELITGRSPIDYSRPPAEMNLVDWFKGMVTSRRGDELVDPLIEIKPSPRSLKRALLVCLRCIDLDVIKRPKMGQIVHMLEADDYPFRSVESVHKPSWRR
- the LOC130940162 gene encoding uncharacterized protein At1g01500-like, which codes for MENCYKANGNIHRVSRQNKHPFSIRDQSLPCFDIRVFLVRVCKSDLDNSAPEVLKLKCVSPNPGTLLKVNGVRAAMQSEGVSSLLKRDRVDKKSKEVTFVSTDSIKMSSNVKFEVFDKDVLLVSGVLELCNSNGSVNGQRWSMNCESIIIPGTSFFKSKKFMLPGSTLPTIEVYIAGSFLDTPIVLTKTLHLSSQIKHTRMGTFSTNLENETSAPSTFTLQAADNMSEKPEEEDNNIDLYQRRAYVAAEEEDGEVSWFNAGVRVGVGIGLSVCIGIGIGVGVLVKTYQGTTRNFRRRLL